In the genome of Shewanella glacialimarina, one region contains:
- a CDS encoding TrkH family potassium uptake protein, with the protein MINIKQLVFVIGIFLSILTGFMLIPMSFALIYGEETIGDFMLSAIFTGSVAIFCIQSGRLHDIRLNIRDMFVLTSATWLAVSFCAALPFALYHGITYTDAFFETMSGITTTGSTVLSGLDNMDHSILIWRSLLQWLGGIGFIVMAVAVLPFLNVGGMRLFRTESSDWSDKAIPRTQYMAKNLFWVYGSLTLLCAFAYHLAGMDWFEAINHAMTTLSTGGYSTSDSSMAHFSNAAHWVGIIFMLAGGLPLLMFVQSIQQRNISVWNDQQVKGFLLFVAMVSFSIAVWLSLHKNLSFIDALRLSSFNVISVVTTTGYGLTDYQAWGAFASTAFLFLMMIGSCSGSTSGGIKIFRFQISMVIMRQQIKQQFHPKGLFKDTFNGHKVSEDIVRSLVTFIMLFFIVIFGLSMILVLTGLDIITSFTGAITAVANVGPGLGAIIGPAGNFSSLSDVAKWALAVGMLLGRLEILTVAVLCHPQFWRY; encoded by the coding sequence ATGATAAATATCAAGCAATTGGTGTTTGTGATTGGCATATTTTTGTCAATCTTAACCGGATTCATGCTAATCCCCATGAGCTTTGCACTCATCTATGGTGAAGAAACCATAGGTGATTTCATGCTATCGGCTATATTTACTGGCAGTGTGGCTATTTTTTGCATTCAATCTGGTCGTCTACATGATATTCGGTTAAATATCCGCGATATGTTTGTCCTGACTAGCGCCACCTGGCTAGCTGTGAGCTTTTGTGCCGCCTTACCTTTCGCGCTATACCACGGTATCACTTATACCGACGCCTTCTTTGAAACTATGTCAGGGATCACCACCACTGGCTCAACCGTATTGTCTGGCTTAGATAATATGGATCACAGCATCCTAATATGGCGCTCTTTATTACAATGGCTGGGCGGCATTGGTTTTATTGTAATGGCTGTAGCGGTTTTACCTTTTTTAAACGTCGGCGGCATGCGTTTATTTAGAACGGAATCTTCCGACTGGAGCGACAAAGCCATTCCCAGAACGCAATATATGGCAAAAAATCTTTTCTGGGTTTACGGTAGCCTTACATTACTGTGTGCTTTTGCCTATCACCTCGCTGGTATGGACTGGTTTGAAGCAATTAATCATGCCATGACCACCCTATCTACCGGTGGATATTCCACTTCAGACAGCTCAATGGCACACTTTTCTAATGCGGCACATTGGGTGGGTATTATCTTTATGTTGGCCGGCGGCCTCCCCCTATTGATGTTTGTCCAGTCAATACAGCAACGCAATATATCTGTATGGAATGATCAACAAGTAAAGGGCTTCTTACTGTTTGTGGCTATGGTGTCGTTCAGTATTGCGGTGTGGCTGTCATTACACAAAAACTTAAGCTTTATCGATGCACTACGTTTATCAAGTTTTAATGTTATTTCAGTGGTAACCACTACCGGTTATGGCTTAACCGACTATCAAGCATGGGGAGCATTTGCCAGTACCGCATTTTTGTTTTTAATGATGATTGGCAGCTGTTCGGGATCAACCTCAGGTGGCATTAAAATATTTCGTTTTCAAATTTCAATGGTGATTATGCGCCAGCAAATTAAACAGCAATTCCACCCTAAAGGCTTGTTTAAAGATACCTTCAATGGCCATAAAGTCAGTGAAGATATTGTTCGCTCATTAGTCACCTTCATTATGCTTTTTTTCATCGTTATTTTTGGATTATCGATGATTTTAGTGCTAACAGGCTTAGATATTATAACCAGCTTTACCGGCGCTATTACCGCGGTTGCCAATGTAGGTCCTGGTTTAGGCGCAATTATCGGCCCAGCGGGTAACTTCTCAAGCTTATCTGATGTGGCTAAGTGGGCGTTAGCTGTTGGTATGTTGCTGGGACGTCTTGAAATTCTAACTGTCGCGGTACTTTGTCACCCACAATTTTGGCGTTATTAA
- the hemG gene encoding menaquinone-dependent protoporphyrinogen IX dehydrogenase — protein MSKVLVLYYSRGGHTAQISRTIAQHILAKGGECDVVNINDVKGDIDWTQYHAIALGACVLYGSYHKSVFEFVERYQAELAKVPNSFFCVNVVARKPEKRVPENNKYLQKFLLLSPWQPKDVKIIAGKVDYPSWPWYDSLMIRLIMKMTDGPTDPKAVIDYTDWEDVKRYAEHVLAMA, from the coding sequence ATGTCCAAAGTATTGGTACTATATTATTCACGAGGCGGACATACTGCACAAATTAGCCGCACTATCGCTCAACACATATTAGCTAAAGGGGGAGAGTGTGATGTCGTCAATATTAATGACGTTAAGGGTGATATTGATTGGACCCAATACCATGCTATCGCATTAGGTGCGTGTGTGCTTTATGGTTCATACCATAAATCGGTATTTGAGTTTGTCGAACGTTATCAGGCTGAGTTGGCAAAAGTGCCCAACAGTTTCTTTTGCGTTAATGTTGTTGCCCGAAAACCTGAAAAGCGTGTGCCTGAAAACAATAAGTACCTCCAAAAGTTTTTACTGCTTTCTCCTTGGCAGCCGAAGGATGTCAAGATCATCGCAGGTAAGGTCGATTATCCATCTTGGCCTTGGTATGACAGTTTAATGATCCGCTTAATTATGAAAATGACCGATGGTCCAACTGACCCAAAAGCGGTTATAGATTACACTGATTGGGAAGATGTTAAGCGTTATGCTGAGCATGTGTTAGCTATGGCTTAA